The following proteins come from a genomic window of Sphaerisporangium rubeum:
- a CDS encoding LuxR C-terminal-related transcriptional regulator, which produces MSTLRETFVPAASSAAAPVDAPRVVLVDNDPISRHVLGGTLSASPDITLIAATDGRGATPGWHVRRGDLAVLVSGPKENHVLLARTLAEAGVRTLLIGVDWSKHRLDAAFAVGAAGCLNKDWAVANLCAAVVAAASGYVVLSPDLIELCVPATVMNGGSVFDHRMDELTEREREVLALLADGLSTAEVSRSLAISPATVKSHVSHSLTKLGARNRLEAVLLMQAALGCGVEEDRRPRLVR; this is translated from the coding sequence GTGAGCACACTGCGGGAGACCTTCGTCCCGGCCGCGTCGTCCGCGGCCGCGCCGGTGGACGCGCCTCGGGTGGTGCTGGTGGACAACGACCCCATCTCGCGTCACGTGCTCGGCGGCACACTCAGCGCATCGCCGGACATCACGCTGATCGCCGCGACCGACGGCCGTGGCGCGACACCGGGGTGGCACGTGCGGCGCGGCGACCTCGCGGTGCTGGTCTCCGGGCCGAAGGAGAACCACGTGCTGCTCGCGCGCACGCTCGCCGAGGCGGGGGTGCGCACGCTGCTCATCGGCGTCGACTGGAGCAAGCACCGGCTCGACGCCGCGTTCGCCGTGGGGGCGGCCGGCTGCCTGAACAAGGACTGGGCCGTGGCGAACCTGTGCGCCGCCGTCGTGGCCGCCGCCTCCGGGTACGTGGTGCTCTCACCCGACCTCATCGAGCTGTGCGTGCCCGCGACGGTGATGAACGGCGGCTCGGTCTTCGACCACCGCATGGACGAGCTGACCGAGCGTGAGCGCGAGGTCCTCGCGCTGCTCGCCGACGGCCTGTCCACCGCCGAGGTGTCCAGGTCCCTCGCGATCTCCCCGGCCACCGTCAAGAGCCACGTGTCGCACTCGCTCACCAAGCTCGGCGCGCGCAACCGCCTGGAGGCCGTCCTGCTGATGCAAGCCGCGCTCGGCTGCGGTGTCGAAGAGGACAGACGGCCACGCCTCGTCCGGTGA
- a CDS encoding asparagine synthetase A, whose protein sequence is MAHHVTAAANKLPPSPREHLTSEETRTVLRLQHRMLGFAREYLYREGFVELLPPVIGPVTDPGIRGAKQVDVDYYGHRYKLMTSAGVYKQPSLLAFDKIVFVAPNVRLEPLETCSTQRHLAEFHQLDIEVAHATLESIMTLAEELITHIVRGVVTHCAGDLAVLGRDASAFTALLGKPFGRLSHTEAVRTLIDRGHPQEPGAEIDWQGERLLSELADGPLLVSHYPKGSRCFIEREDPDRPRVLRTFDLLMPEGYGEVISGGERERDYATLITRCRETGENPSKYAWYMEEVRKGVPPSAGFGLGVERFTRYLAGAEYVWQATAYPKVPGMVSP, encoded by the coding sequence TTGGCACACCACGTCACGGCCGCGGCGAACAAGCTGCCGCCGTCGCCACGCGAGCACCTCACCTCTGAAGAGACCCGCACCGTCCTGCGCCTCCAGCACCGCATGCTCGGCTTCGCGCGTGAGTACCTCTACCGCGAGGGCTTCGTCGAGTTGCTGCCTCCGGTGATCGGCCCGGTGACCGACCCGGGGATCCGCGGCGCCAAGCAGGTCGACGTGGACTACTACGGTCACCGCTACAAACTGATGACGAGTGCCGGGGTCTACAAGCAGCCGTCGCTGCTGGCCTTCGACAAGATCGTGTTCGTGGCCCCCAACGTGCGGCTGGAGCCGCTTGAGACCTGCTCCACGCAGCGTCATCTGGCCGAGTTCCACCAGCTCGACATCGAGGTCGCGCACGCGACGCTGGAATCGATCATGACGCTCGCCGAGGAGCTCATCACGCATATCGTGCGGGGTGTCGTCACGCACTGCGCCGGTGACCTCGCGGTGCTGGGCCGCGACGCCTCCGCGTTCACGGCGCTGCTCGGCAAGCCGTTCGGCCGGCTCTCCCACACCGAAGCGGTGCGGACCCTGATCGACCGCGGCCACCCGCAGGAGCCCGGCGCCGAGATCGACTGGCAGGGTGAGCGGCTGCTGTCCGAACTCGCGGACGGACCGCTGCTCGTGTCGCACTACCCCAAGGGCTCGCGGTGCTTCATCGAGCGTGAGGACCCTGACCGGCCCCGGGTGCTGCGGACGTTCGACCTGCTCATGCCGGAGGGGTACGGCGAGGTCATCAGCGGCGGTGAACGCGAGCGGGACTACGCGACGCTGATCACCCGCTGCCGGGAGACCGGCGAGAACCCCTCCAAGTACGCCTGGTACATGGAGGAGGTGCGCAAAGGGGTGCCACCGAGCGCCGGCTTCGGGCTCGGGGTCGAGCGCTTCACCCGGTACCTCGCGGGTGCCGAGTACGTCTGGCAGGCCACCGCTTATCCGAAGGTCCCCGGGATGGTGTCTCCGTGA
- the purF gene encoding amidophosphoribosyltransferase, whose amino-acid sequence MSLDAVGEECGIVGVRAPGASVAWMVYAGLLALQHRGQEAAGVAVGDGSRLSLERGLGLVTQVFDEERLDRLPGLVGVGHVRYPTAGGAALANAQPLLGAAASGERFALAHNGNLLRIGRFGGSADGAGGRACDRAGREPGSDRRRDGGTDTQALVDRLATREGPLVQGLRELLPHVYGAYCLVLATPSALYAARDPHGFRPLCLGATATGWVVASETAALDAVGARFVREVEPGELLTIDDDGLRSEHFAVAPHTLCVFEHVYIARPDSLISGRRVQEVRHAFGAALAREAGVPADVVIPVPDTARPAALGYAAESGVPYAEGFVRNPYLGRTFLRPSDAARRSGVRLKLNPVPEAVGGKRVVVVDDSLVRATSMKHAVALLRGAGAAEVHVRLASSTIAWPCFFGVDISTQSELAGHLMTPEQIGAFVGADSLAFLSVEAMSAATGAGRSLCLGCFTGSYPSRVPLEPARPVA is encoded by the coding sequence ATGTCTCTTGACGCCGTGGGAGAAGAGTGCGGGATCGTCGGTGTCCGGGCCCCCGGCGCGTCCGTGGCCTGGATGGTGTACGCGGGGTTGCTCGCGTTGCAGCACCGCGGCCAGGAGGCGGCAGGCGTGGCGGTCGGCGACGGATCCCGGCTGAGCCTGGAACGCGGCCTCGGGCTGGTCACCCAGGTGTTCGACGAGGAGCGGCTGGACCGGCTGCCCGGCCTGGTCGGCGTCGGCCACGTGCGCTACCCCACGGCCGGCGGCGCGGCCCTCGCCAACGCGCAGCCCCTGCTCGGCGCCGCCGCCTCAGGTGAACGGTTCGCGCTGGCCCACAACGGCAACCTGCTGCGCATCGGCCGCTTCGGCGGTTCCGCCGACGGGGCCGGCGGCCGGGCTTGCGACCGCGCCGGCCGGGAGCCGGGGAGCGACAGGCGGCGGGACGGCGGGACCGACACCCAGGCCCTGGTGGACCGGCTCGCCACCCGTGAGGGCCCGCTCGTGCAGGGACTGCGTGAGCTGCTGCCGCACGTGTACGGCGCGTACTGCCTGGTGCTCGCGACGCCGTCGGCCCTGTACGCGGCGCGCGACCCGCACGGCTTCCGTCCCCTCTGCCTCGGGGCCACCGCCACCGGCTGGGTGGTGGCGTCGGAGACGGCGGCGCTGGACGCCGTGGGGGCCCGGTTCGTGCGCGAGGTCGAGCCCGGCGAACTGCTCACCATCGACGACGACGGCCTGCGGTCGGAACACTTCGCGGTCGCGCCGCACACGTTGTGCGTGTTCGAGCACGTCTACATCGCGCGGCCCGACTCTCTGATCAGCGGACGCCGCGTGCAGGAGGTGCGGCACGCGTTCGGCGCGGCGCTGGCCCGCGAGGCCGGGGTACCGGCCGACGTGGTCATCCCTGTGCCTGACACGGCGCGGCCCGCCGCGCTCGGCTACGCCGCCGAGAGCGGGGTGCCGTACGCCGAGGGGTTTGTCAGGAACCCCTACCTCGGCCGCACGTTCCTGCGTCCGAGCGACGCGGCGCGCCGTTCCGGGGTCCGCCTGAAGCTCAACCCGGTGCCGGAGGCGGTCGGCGGCAAGCGAGTGGTGGTGGTGGACGACTCGCTGGTGCGCGCCACCTCGATGAAGCACGCGGTCGCGCTGCTGCGCGGCGCCGGCGCGGCCGAGGTGCACGTGCGGCTGGCGTCGTCGACGATCGCGTGGCCGTGCTTCTTCGGCGTGGACATCAGCACGCAGAGCGAGCTGGCGGGCCACTTGATGACGCCTGAGCAGATCGGCGCGTTCGTCGGGGCCGACTCGCTGGCCTTCCTGTCGGTCGAGGCCATGAGCGCGGCGACCGGCGCGGGCCGGTCGCTGTGCCTCGGGTGCTTCACCGGCTCGTATCCCTCTCGCGTGCCTCTTGAACCGGCCCGGCCTGTGGCGTGA
- a CDS encoding MFS transporter produces the protein MSTTPAHPLRQRRFLYIWAASFFTEISRWSLLIALPLYALTLTGSALVTSTVAMLGLLPSLILTPLAGVFADRWRPAPLMAWLAGTRALLLLPLLLVAGEGDLWIVYLVMAAESGLTGMFESVKNAVVPTLVPSGQLVRANASINLNSNLGRLVGSPVGGFLLGFTGMASVVLTSVAMLVVTVVLVALMGSGAARRVTEDAVVPGAETSGPAFWRELPTGLRAIGSSARLRSVALILGLLSVAQGLFVILFLLFVTDLIAGGEPEAGLLRGVQAIGGLLGGAVAGRMARRLQAHQFLAYGLLSFALISLAIWNLTLVTAWIGFYIGLFTLAGVPGIWLMAGWLSLVQEATPEGLRGRVMSTFIALSDGQQALGMMLAGVLAGLVPTLAALNFQAAVLLLAWLLAARLLKPAPVTPQAGPVQEARERDTSR, from the coding sequence ATGAGCACGACGCCTGCGCACCCGCTGCGCCAACGACGGTTCTTATACATCTGGGCCGCGAGTTTCTTCACCGAGATCAGCAGGTGGTCCCTGCTGATCGCGCTGCCGTTGTACGCGCTGACCCTCACCGGCTCGGCGCTGGTCACCTCCACCGTGGCGATGCTCGGCCTGCTGCCGAGCCTGATCCTCACGCCGCTGGCCGGCGTCTTCGCCGACCGGTGGCGGCCGGCGCCGCTCATGGCGTGGCTGGCCGGCACCAGAGCCCTGCTGCTGCTCCCCCTGCTGCTCGTCGCCGGCGAGGGCGACCTGTGGATCGTGTACCTCGTGATGGCCGCCGAGTCCGGCCTCACCGGCATGTTCGAGTCGGTGAAGAACGCCGTGGTGCCGACGCTGGTGCCCTCAGGACAGCTCGTGCGGGCCAACGCGTCCATCAACCTGAACAGCAACCTCGGCCGTCTGGTCGGCAGTCCCGTCGGCGGGTTCCTGCTGGGGTTCACCGGCATGGCCAGCGTCGTGCTGACGTCGGTCGCCATGCTGGTGGTGACTGTCGTGCTCGTCGCGCTCATGGGCTCAGGCGCCGCGCGCCGGGTCACCGAGGACGCCGTGGTCCCCGGGGCCGAGACCTCCGGGCCCGCGTTCTGGCGCGAGCTGCCGACCGGGCTGCGCGCCATCGGCTCCTCGGCGCGGCTGCGGTCGGTCGCGCTCATCCTCGGTCTGCTGTCGGTGGCACAAGGACTCTTCGTGATCCTGTTCCTGCTGTTCGTCACCGACCTGATCGCCGGCGGCGAGCCGGAGGCGGGGCTGCTGCGCGGCGTGCAGGCCATCGGAGGACTGCTCGGCGGCGCCGTCGCCGGCCGGATGGCGCGCCGGTTGCAGGCCCACCAGTTCCTCGCCTACGGGCTGCTGTCGTTCGCGCTGATCAGCCTGGCCATCTGGAATCTCACCCTGGTGACCGCCTGGATCGGCTTCTACATCGGCCTGTTCACCCTGGCGGGGGTCCCCGGCATCTGGCTGATGGCGGGGTGGCTGTCGCTGGTGCAGGAGGCGACGCCTGAGGGGCTGCGCGGCAGGGTGATGAGCACGTTCATCGCGCTGTCCGACGGCCAGCAGGCGCTCGGCATGATGCTCGCCGGCGTCCTCGCCGGGCTGGTGCCGACGCTCGCGGCGCTGAACTTCCAGGCGGCGGTGCTGCTGCTCGCGTGGTTGCTCGCCGCGCGCCTGCTGAAGCCGGCGCCGGTCACGCCACAGGCCGGGCCGGTTCAAGAGGCACGCGAGAGGGATACGAGCCGGTGA
- a CDS encoding helix-turn-helix domain-containing protein, translating to MLKAFAHPMRVRLYYSLRNAGAASVSQLAASVSSPIAQVSYHLHQLHQYGFIEEVPQYARDRRERWWQLSGKRVGWDASTVLDAPDAAAVASMVKGSAIREQVRFIEEFASEEKDWDGDWLDAAFMTDGTVDLTSDELARMHAELKAVIDRYAMLGTRWRQTRQSPPPGVERVMYVMHGFPIRGTRKQ from the coding sequence GTGCTGAAAGCCTTCGCGCACCCCATGCGCGTCCGCCTCTACTACAGCCTCAGAAACGCCGGAGCGGCGTCGGTGTCCCAGCTCGCCGCCTCGGTGAGCTCCCCGATCGCGCAGGTCAGCTACCACCTCCACCAGCTGCACCAGTACGGCTTCATCGAGGAGGTGCCGCAGTACGCGCGCGACCGGCGCGAGCGCTGGTGGCAGCTCAGCGGCAAGAGGGTGGGGTGGGACGCCTCCACCGTGCTCGACGCACCCGACGCCGCGGCGGTCGCCTCCATGGTGAAAGGCAGCGCGATCCGCGAGCAGGTCAGGTTCATCGAGGAGTTCGCGAGCGAGGAGAAGGACTGGGACGGCGACTGGCTCGACGCGGCGTTCATGACCGACGGCACCGTCGACCTCACCAGCGACGAGCTCGCGCGCATGCACGCCGAACTGAAGGCCGTGATCGACCGGTACGCCATGCTCGGCACGCGCTGGCGGCAGACCCGTCAGTCGCCCCCTCCCGGGGTCGAGCGCGTCATGTACGTCATGCATGGTTTCCCGATCCGGGGAACACGGAAGCAGTAG
- a CDS encoding helix-turn-helix domain-containing protein — MSSSEFPRLLVHHRSRAGMTQQQLADLSTISTRAIRDIEKGETCHPRKETVRLLAEALRIHGHERDVFERSAQRAADFGVLGDGPFPIPSPAGPMDGADPKVEYRTVPLRCATTSPVDDQWGDTLSQEARYGWRLVTVDHGVAFMERRVTDAYSGGGFTV, encoded by the coding sequence GTGAGCAGCAGTGAATTCCCACGATTACTCGTGCACCACCGGTCGCGGGCCGGCATGACCCAGCAACAATTGGCGGATCTCTCCACCATCAGCACCCGCGCGATCCGCGACATCGAAAAAGGCGAGACCTGTCACCCGAGAAAAGAAACCGTGCGCCTGCTCGCCGAGGCCCTCAGAATTCATGGCCACGAAAGAGACGTATTCGAGCGTTCCGCGCAGCGCGCCGCCGATTTCGGCGTCCTCGGCGACGGGCCTTTCCCGATTCCCTCCCCCGCCGGGCCCATGGACGGCGCCGACCCGAAGGTCGAGTACCGCACCGTCCCCCTCCGCTGCGCCACCACCTCCCCCGTCGACGACCAGTGGGGTGACACCCTGAGCCAGGAGGCCAGGTACGGCTGGCGCCTCGTCACCGTCGACCACGGGGTCGCCTTCATGGAGCGCCGCGTCACCGACGCCTACTCCGGCGGCGGCTTCACCGTCTGA
- a CDS encoding helix-turn-helix domain-containing protein has translation MVNALDPDRPLRSDARRNRDKILSAAVRVFAERGLEANLDQIAKEAGVGAGTLYRNFPTREALVEAAYRNELARLCDAAPVLLATMTPRAAIRAWMGLYIDYACAKHGMADALRAVVDTGRNPCERSREMMLASLSSLLAAGVADGGVRADVRADDLLACVVGVALATRAPEQRPQAERLLDLAMDGLRPRNG, from the coding sequence GTGGTCAACGCTCTCGACCCCGACCGGCCGCTGCGCTCGGACGCGCGGCGCAACCGCGACAAGATCCTCTCCGCCGCCGTGCGGGTCTTCGCCGAGAGGGGCCTGGAGGCCAACCTCGACCAGATCGCCAAGGAGGCCGGCGTCGGCGCCGGCACCCTGTACCGCAACTTCCCCACCAGGGAGGCCCTCGTCGAGGCCGCCTACCGCAACGAGCTCGCGCGCCTGTGCGACGCGGCCCCCGTGCTGCTCGCCACCATGACGCCGCGTGCGGCCATCCGCGCCTGGATGGGTCTCTACATCGACTACGCCTGCGCCAAGCACGGCATGGCCGACGCGCTGCGCGCCGTCGTCGACACCGGCCGCAACCCCTGCGAGCGCAGCCGCGAGATGATGCTGGCGTCCCTGTCGTCCCTGCTCGCGGCCGGGGTGGCCGACGGCGGTGTCCGCGCCGACGTCCGCGCCGACGACCTGCTCGCCTGCGTCGTCGGCGTCGCGCTCGCCACGCGCGCACCGGAGCAGCGTCCCCAGGCCGAGCGCCTGCTCGACCTCGCGATGGACGGCCTGCGGCCGAGGAACGGCTGA